A part of Larkinella insperata genomic DNA contains:
- a CDS encoding ADP-ribose polymerase: MLSNLIQQVTQLVAPATALKTAPFPTSPPTPTVDSSAKPADVPTPKLRTVKLIMVTAENNNKYYEMHEQPDGTFTVHYGRVGGSKSVATYPMAQWDRKIREKVTKGYVDQTHMYVEGPAVTDASTIADPEVRGLMNRLMELANQSIFQNYVVTAQQVTRKQVETAQQLLNDLTTLVAPNADVTAYNRTLLELFKVIPRKMGKVGQHLLAQTPQTADDLQKLHDQLASEQDTLDVMRGQVELRQSQESPDQTPASLLEMMNLTVEPVTDKRVLTLIKRMMGSDADKFDAAFSVSQAHAQAAFEAYVGSSSTPKTQLLWHGSRSENWLSILKTGLVLRPTNAVITGKMFGYGIYFADQFSKSLNYTSLHGSVWTNGKQKEGYLGIYEVHVGKQMKVTRHEPQHMKLDQAVLKRINPRYDSVFAQRGESLLKNEFIVYNQAQCTVRYMVRIKL, translated from the coding sequence ATGCTTTCGAATCTGATTCAGCAGGTTACCCAACTTGTTGCGCCAGCAACTGCGCTCAAAACCGCCCCCTTTCCGACTAGTCCACCCACGCCCACCGTCGATTCATCGGCCAAACCGGCTGATGTTCCGACTCCAAAGCTGCGGACCGTAAAACTGATTATGGTCACTGCTGAAAACAACAACAAATACTACGAAATGCACGAACAGCCGGATGGTACGTTTACGGTCCATTACGGACGGGTAGGCGGCTCCAAAAGTGTGGCCACCTACCCAATGGCGCAATGGGACCGGAAAATCCGGGAAAAAGTAACGAAAGGCTACGTTGATCAGACGCACATGTACGTTGAGGGGCCCGCCGTTACCGACGCCAGCACCATTGCCGATCCGGAGGTGCGCGGTCTGATGAACCGGTTGATGGAACTCGCCAACCAGTCGATTTTTCAGAATTACGTTGTGACGGCCCAGCAGGTTACGCGCAAACAGGTCGAAACGGCCCAGCAACTGCTCAACGATCTGACGACGCTGGTGGCACCGAACGCCGATGTAACCGCTTACAACCGCACGCTGCTCGAACTGTTTAAAGTGATTCCCCGAAAAATGGGCAAAGTTGGCCAGCATTTGCTAGCCCAAACGCCCCAAACCGCCGACGACCTGCAAAAGCTGCACGATCAACTGGCTTCTGAACAGGACACGCTGGACGTCATGCGCGGGCAGGTCGAGCTGCGTCAGTCGCAGGAAAGTCCCGACCAAACGCCCGCTTCGCTGCTCGAGATGATGAACCTGACGGTGGAACCCGTTACCGACAAGCGGGTACTAACGCTCATCAAACGGATGATGGGCTCAGACGCCGACAAGTTCGACGCGGCTTTCAGCGTCAGCCAGGCCCACGCCCAGGCGGCTTTTGAAGCCTACGTCGGCAGTAGTTCCACTCCCAAAACGCAGTTGCTCTGGCACGGCAGCCGCAGCGAAAACTGGTTGTCAATTCTTAAAACCGGGTTGGTGCTGCGCCCGACGAATGCCGTCATCACCGGAAAAATGTTTGGCTACGGCATTTATTTCGCTGATCAATTCAGCAAATCCCTCAATTATACATCACTACACGGTTCGGTCTGGACGAACGGGAAACAGAAAGAAGGCTACCTGGGCATCTACGAAGTTCACGTTGGCAAGCAGATGAAAGTAACCCGCCACGAGCCTCAGCACATGAAGCTGGACCAGGCAGTCCTGAAGCGGATCAATCCCCGGTACGATTCGGTATTTGCGCAACGGGGCGAGAGCCTGCTCAAAAACGAGTTCATTGTGTACAACCAGGCCCAGTGTACCGTTCGGTATATGGTCAGAATCAAACTATAA
- a CDS encoding pPIWI_RE_Z domain-containing protein, with the protein MNTLLSSPQTAVTGGRRVTRLSARQLLDVELGLFLISQLRPNASPGALPDLLSHVNPGWTTRQHKLRNRGLALLTHLTPYSRWHDLLEIYMAAPADLQAYDISRDRSRFGPKTVGFSRNRLTVLRKVLS; encoded by the coding sequence ATGAATACACTACTCTCCTCTCCGCAAACCGCCGTTACGGGCGGTCGCCGGGTAACCCGGCTGTCGGCCCGTCAACTTCTGGACGTTGAACTGGGCCTGTTCCTAATCTCTCAGCTCCGGCCAAACGCATCGCCCGGCGCCCTGCCCGATCTGCTCAGCCACGTCAATCCCGGCTGGACCACCCGCCAGCACAAGCTCCGCAACCGCGGGCTGGCGCTGCTGACCCACCTGACGCCCTACAGCCGCTGGCACGACCTGCTGGAAATATACATGGCGGCCCCCGCCGATCTTCAGGCGTATGACATCAGCCGCGACCGCAGCCGGTTCGGTCCTAAAACCGTCGGTTTTTCCCGCAACCGGTTGACCGTTCTGCGGAAAGTCCTGAGCTGA
- a CDS encoding helix-turn-helix transcriptional regulator, with product MPITRSAFQRYRLIDEVISRHPRKFSKQRLFELLREHCGIRSISSLEKDIQRLREDHDAPIAYDKRSNGYYYTDPQFRLLRLMLTPDDMEALDYAREVLAATQGAPVVAELTNALQKVRQSLDIVREVRPEDGNALGPGRKVVYVEEKILGGNRQYVPVLIRAVNQNRQVSFHYHKHDGSVTETVTAAERTRRLHPILLREVADSWYVIGYDEASGREKTYALDRMSDLEILDEPCAVPDAVLAYVSEFFEHIYGITDTTDPVENIVLSFTPLFGRYVKAKPIHQTQVVLRDDETECVVKLRLAPNRDLMMHLRSYGEHLKVVQPESLVKAMKESLRAMLERY from the coding sequence ATGCCCATAACCCGTTCTGCCTTCCAACGATACCGCCTGATCGACGAAGTGATCAGTCGCCATCCCCGCAAGTTTTCCAAACAACGGCTTTTTGAATTGCTCCGGGAACACTGCGGCATCCGGTCCATCTCGTCGCTGGAAAAAGACATTCAGCGGTTGCGCGAAGACCACGACGCCCCCATTGCCTACGATAAACGCAGCAACGGTTATTACTACACCGATCCGCAGTTCCGGTTGCTCCGGCTCATGCTCACGCCCGACGACATGGAAGCGCTTGACTACGCCCGCGAGGTGCTGGCGGCTACGCAGGGCGCTCCGGTGGTGGCCGAACTGACCAACGCCCTACAGAAAGTGCGGCAGAGCCTGGACATTGTGCGGGAAGTGCGGCCGGAAGACGGCAATGCGCTGGGGCCGGGCCGTAAGGTGGTGTACGTCGAAGAAAAAATCCTGGGCGGTAATCGCCAGTACGTGCCGGTGCTGATCCGGGCCGTGAACCAAAACCGGCAGGTTTCTTTCCATTACCACAAACACGATGGTTCGGTGACCGAAACCGTCACAGCCGCCGAACGCACCCGGCGGCTTCACCCGATTCTGCTGCGGGAAGTGGCCGATAGCTGGTATGTCATTGGTTACGACGAAGCCAGCGGCCGGGAGAAAACCTACGCCCTCGACCGCATGAGTGACCTGGAGATTCTGGACGAACCCTGTGCCGTGCCGGATGCGGTGCTGGCTTATGTGTCGGAGTTTTTTGAGCACATTTACGGCATTACGGACACCACCGATCCGGTTGAGAATATTGTTCTGTCCTTTACGCCCCTGTTCGGTCGCTACGTTAAAGCCAAACCCATCCATCAGACGCAGGTGGTCCTGCGCGACGATGAGACCGAATGCGTGGTGAAACTTCGGCTGGCTCCCAACCGCGACCTGATGATGCACCTGCGTAGTTACGGCGAACACCTGAAAGTTGTGCAACCGGAAAGTCTGGTCAAGGCCATGAAAGAATCGCTGCGGGCCATGCTGGAACGGTATTAA
- a CDS encoding aminotransferase class V-fold PLP-dependent enzyme yields MKRREILKGLTAFPLAGAVPTAASSAATPKSSGRTRDIFKELGVRTFINAAGTLTYMSGCLMRDEVVDIINSTSKQFCMIDEVQDKVGERIAQLVHSEAAMVTCGAFSAMTLGLAGILTGEDVRKVEQLPHLEGTGMKSEVICQKSHNERYNHAFLNTGCKIIEVETLDDAEKAVNEKTALLHFLNIAANHGTIKHEAWVALGKKHNIPTSIDIAADVPPVSNLWKFNDMGFDLVFISGGKAIRGPQSAGILMGRKNILAAARLNAPPRGYTVARGHKVNKEEILGMYIALEKYIATDHDREWQEWETKIAHIRSAVNDLPGITTHVIIPELGNVTPTLSINWDDAVVKLTGRELRDRLRNGHPSIEASFSGLPLYHYQAGSDSVDPVVAETLKGGNTVRVTAWMLQPGEEKIVARRIREELLSASAIR; encoded by the coding sequence ATGAAACGCAGGGAAATTCTAAAAGGTCTGACGGCTTTCCCGCTGGCCGGGGCCGTACCCACAGCCGCTTCGTCTGCCGCTACCCCAAAATCGTCCGGCCGCACGCGGGATATTTTCAAAGAACTGGGCGTGCGCACGTTCATTAATGCCGCCGGTACGCTGACCTACATGTCGGGCTGCCTCATGCGGGACGAAGTGGTCGATATCATCAACAGCACTTCGAAGCAGTTTTGCATGATCGACGAGGTGCAGGACAAAGTCGGCGAACGGATTGCGCAACTGGTTCATTCGGAAGCCGCCATGGTGACTTGCGGGGCTTTCTCGGCCATGACCCTGGGGCTGGCGGGCATCCTGACCGGCGAAGACGTTCGGAAAGTGGAGCAGCTGCCTCACCTGGAAGGCACCGGCATGAAGTCAGAAGTGATCTGCCAGAAAAGTCACAACGAACGCTACAACCACGCCTTTCTGAATACGGGCTGTAAAATCATCGAGGTCGAAACGCTGGACGATGCGGAGAAGGCAGTGAACGAAAAAACCGCCCTGCTGCATTTCCTGAACATTGCCGCCAACCACGGAACCATCAAACACGAAGCCTGGGTGGCTCTGGGCAAAAAACACAACATCCCGACATCTATCGACATTGCCGCCGACGTACCGCCCGTTTCCAATCTCTGGAAATTCAACGATATGGGCTTCGATCTGGTGTTTATTTCGGGCGGTAAAGCCATCCGGGGTCCGCAAAGCGCCGGTATTCTGATGGGCCGCAAAAACATCCTTGCTGCGGCCCGGCTGAACGCGCCACCCCGCGGTTACACCGTTGCACGCGGCCACAAGGTAAACAAAGAGGAAATTCTCGGCATGTACATCGCGCTGGAAAAGTACATCGCCACCGATCACGACAGGGAGTGGCAAGAATGGGAAACCAAGATCGCTCACATCCGGAGCGCAGTGAATGATTTACCCGGAATAACCACCCACGTAATCATCCCGGAACTCGGCAATGTTACCCCCACGCTGAGCATCAACTGGGACGATGCAGTGGTGAAGTTGACCGGCCGGGAACTGCGCGACCGGCTCCGGAACGGCCATCCGTCCATCGAAGCCAGTTTCTCGGGGCTGCCCCTCTACCATTACCAGGCCGGTTCCGACTCGGTTGACCCGGTAGTGGCCGAAACGCTGAAAGGCGGCAATACCGTTCGCGTAACGGCCTGGATGCTGCAACCCGGCGAAGAAAAGATTGTGGCCCGCCGAATCCGGGAAGAGCTGCTGAGCGCGTCCGCCATCCGGTAA
- a CDS encoding GntR family transcriptional regulator, producing the protein MDKLTPDLQAHPVSGQPKYQQLIESVLAAIEHGTLAHGKQLPSISELAGSQKVAKVTVAKAYEELRQRGIIRSQHGKGFYVASTDVRAPLNVLVIFDTLNAYKETLYDALKAALPPDTALSIFFHHYNPQIFENLIRNGVGHYNAYVIMPHFDEDVSAIVDLLPKDKLLLIDQALPRLEGSYAAVYQDFEQDIYQALTSALPDLRKYRKLTLVQSKARFQYIPPGTLTGFKRFGETAGMACKLVDDYSDDLVQPGEAYLLFADRDLIQFIKHANQMNWRLGRDVGLISYDDTPVKEILAGGITVISTDFARMGQTAGQLLTERSRVQVANPGGLISRQSL; encoded by the coding sequence ATGGATAAGCTTACGCCCGATTTACAGGCCCATCCGGTCAGTGGGCAACCCAAATATCAGCAGTTGATTGAATCCGTTCTGGCAGCCATCGAACACGGTACCCTGGCTCACGGTAAGCAGCTTCCGTCCATCAGTGAACTTGCCGGTAGCCAGAAGGTCGCCAAGGTAACGGTCGCTAAGGCTTACGAAGAACTCAGGCAGCGCGGCATTATTCGCTCGCAGCACGGCAAGGGTTTTTATGTGGCCAGTACCGATGTGCGGGCGCCCCTGAACGTGCTGGTGATTTTCGATACGCTGAACGCTTATAAGGAAACGCTCTACGACGCCCTGAAAGCCGCCCTGCCGCCCGATACCGCACTAAGCATTTTCTTTCACCACTACAACCCGCAAATTTTTGAAAACCTGATCCGGAACGGCGTCGGGCATTACAACGCTTACGTGATCATGCCGCATTTTGACGAGGATGTTTCGGCCATCGTGGACTTACTGCCCAAAGACAAGCTGTTGCTGATCGATCAGGCCCTGCCTCGGCTGGAAGGTTCCTACGCGGCTGTTTACCAGGATTTTGAACAGGATATTTACCAGGCGCTGACGAGTGCCCTGCCCGATCTGCGAAAGTACCGGAAACTAACGCTGGTGCAGTCCAAAGCCCGGTTTCAATACATACCGCCGGGTACCCTGACCGGTTTTAAACGCTTTGGCGAGACGGCGGGAATGGCGTGCAAACTGGTCGATGATTATTCCGATGACCTAGTTCAGCCGGGGGAAGCTTATCTGCTGTTTGCCGACCGGGACCTGATTCAATTCATCAAACACGCCAACCAAATGAACTGGCGGCTAGGCCGGGATGTGGGGTTGATTTCGTACGATGACACGCCGGTCAAGGAAATTCTGGCCGGGGGCATTACGGTTATTTCCACCGATTTTGCGCGCATGGGACAGACCGCCGGGCAACTGCTGACCGAGCGTAGCCGGGTTCAGGTGGCCAACCCGGGCGGGTTGATTTCGCGCCAGTCGCTGTAG
- a CDS encoding Gfo/Idh/MocA family protein, producing MQKLKFAILGTGFWANYQIPAWFALDGVELIALYNRTGTKAEAFARQYNVPNVYDNVDLLLDRHAGELDFVDIITDVDTHALFVEKAARRGLHVICQKPMGPSLETARRMVETCQSAGVEFYIHENFRWQTPLRHLKTVLDSGVIGQPFKARVSFCSGFPVFENQPFLAELEQFILTDIGSHILDVSRFLFGEAASLYCQTQRVNPTIKGEDVANVLMKMRSGLTCYAEMSYASILEREVFPQTLVSVEGSKGSVVLAPDYTIQVTTRRADGQRETRYLTATPPDYPWADPAYALVHSSIVDCNRNLLEALQGQQPAETTGTDNFETIRLVYAAYDSAARNEVIHL from the coding sequence ATGCAAAAATTGAAGTTTGCCATCCTGGGCACCGGCTTTTGGGCGAATTACCAGATTCCGGCCTGGTTTGCCCTCGACGGGGTTGAACTGATCGCTCTTTATAACCGCACCGGCACCAAAGCCGAAGCATTTGCCCGCCAGTACAACGTTCCGAACGTCTACGACAACGTTGATTTACTCCTCGACCGTCATGCCGGTGAACTTGATTTTGTGGATATCATTACCGACGTGGATACCCACGCGCTGTTTGTGGAAAAAGCCGCCCGCCGGGGGCTGCATGTGATTTGCCAGAAGCCGATGGGTCCCAGCCTGGAAACGGCCCGGCGGATGGTGGAAACGTGTCAGAGCGCGGGCGTAGAATTTTACATTCACGAAAATTTCCGCTGGCAAACTCCGCTTCGGCACCTGAAAACCGTTCTGGATTCGGGTGTCATCGGGCAGCCGTTCAAAGCGCGGGTGAGTTTCTGCTCGGGATTCCCTGTGTTTGAAAACCAGCCCTTTCTGGCCGAACTGGAGCAGTTTATCCTGACTGACATTGGGTCGCACATCCTGGATGTCAGCCGTTTTTTGTTTGGCGAAGCGGCCTCGCTCTACTGTCAGACCCAGCGGGTCAATCCGACCATTAAAGGGGAGGATGTAGCCAATGTGCTGATGAAAATGCGTAGCGGGCTTACGTGTTACGCGGAAATGTCCTACGCGTCGATTCTGGAGCGGGAGGTATTTCCGCAAACACTCGTCAGCGTAGAAGGTTCCAAGGGCAGCGTGGTCCTGGCGCCGGATTACACGATTCAGGTCACCACCCGGAGGGCCGACGGGCAGCGCGAAACCCGCTACCTGACGGCCACCCCGCCCGATTATCCGTGGGCCGATCCGGCGTACGCGCTGGTGCATTCGTCCATTGTCGACTGCAACCGCAACCTGTTGGAGGCCTTGCAGGGCCAGCAGCCGGCCGAAACCACCGGCACCGATAATTTTGAAACCATTCGGCTGGTGTATGCCGCCTACGACTCGGCCGCCCGCAACGAGGTTATTCACTTGTAG
- a CDS encoding BNR-4 repeat-containing protein, which produces MNHLRNALWFSWFLITVVAPESRSQNSAKADGYRGIWYFIGPTKNEYAYKYSGGLGTYPANHYPFSVYAPAVNKTFFCYGGVTDSTSRELCHMVGVFDHQTGMVSRPTLLLNKQTNDAHDNPVIQLDAQGYVWVFSTSHGTERPSFIHRSRQPYRIDAFEKIEATRLDEKGQKIPFDNFSYLQVYYQTGRGFLGLMTHYDRGVLVYGNNKPRRTTAVIMSPDGISWSAWQDIGAIEEGHYQSSGQWQNKVGSAFNYHPNTQVGAGLDYRTNLYYVETRDFGQTWQTADGKPVQVPLREIANPALVKDYKSQGRNVYISDVNYDEAGRPIILYITSKGPDPGPANGPYEWNVAYWSGTAWQISSVAQSDHNYDMGSLYVEGNRWRIIGSVEAGPQSYGTGGDLVLLESRNRGKSWKAVKRLTRNPARNQSYPRRPVAAQSGFYAFWADGNARQASASYLYFCNQNGQIFQLPAQMQSDFEKPIPVKNP; this is translated from the coding sequence ATGAATCACTTACGCAATGCTTTATGGTTTAGCTGGTTCCTGATCACCGTGGTGGCGCCGGAAAGCCGCAGCCAGAATTCAGCAAAAGCCGACGGCTACCGGGGTATCTGGTATTTCATTGGTCCAACCAAAAACGAATACGCTTATAAATACAGTGGCGGGTTGGGAACGTATCCCGCCAACCACTACCCGTTCTCGGTCTATGCGCCCGCCGTTAACAAAACGTTTTTCTGCTACGGGGGCGTAACTGACTCCACTTCGCGGGAACTGTGCCATATGGTGGGTGTTTTCGATCACCAGACCGGGATGGTTTCCCGGCCGACGCTGCTGCTGAACAAACAAACCAACGACGCCCACGACAACCCGGTCATTCAACTGGATGCGCAGGGGTACGTCTGGGTTTTTTCAACCTCCCACGGCACCGAACGGCCGTCGTTTATCCACCGGAGCCGCCAGCCCTACCGCATCGACGCGTTTGAAAAAATAGAAGCCACGCGGCTGGATGAGAAAGGCCAAAAGATACCGTTTGACAATTTCTCGTACTTACAGGTTTACTACCAGACCGGGCGGGGCTTCCTGGGGCTTATGACTCATTACGACCGGGGCGTTCTGGTGTACGGCAACAACAAGCCCCGGCGAACGACGGCAGTCATCATGAGCCCGGACGGTATTTCCTGGTCGGCCTGGCAAGACATCGGCGCGATTGAAGAAGGCCATTATCAGAGCAGCGGGCAATGGCAAAACAAGGTAGGCAGTGCTTTTAATTACCACCCCAACACCCAGGTGGGCGCCGGGCTGGATTACCGCACCAACCTTTACTACGTGGAAACCCGCGATTTTGGTCAAACCTGGCAAACCGCCGACGGTAAACCCGTTCAGGTGCCGCTGAGGGAAATCGCAAATCCGGCGCTGGTGAAAGACTACAAGAGCCAGGGGCGAAACGTGTACATCAGCGATGTAAATTACGACGAAGCGGGACGGCCCATCATCCTGTACATCACCAGCAAAGGCCCGGACCCCGGCCCGGCCAACGGTCCGTATGAGTGGAACGTTGCGTACTGGTCCGGTACGGCGTGGCAAATCTCCTCCGTTGCCCAATCCGATCATAACTATGACATGGGTTCGCTGTATGTCGAGGGAAACCGCTGGCGGATCATCGGCTCGGTGGAAGCGGGGCCGCAGTCCTACGGTACCGGGGGCGATCTGGTGTTGCTCGAAAGCCGTAACCGGGGCAAAAGCTGGAAAGCCGTGAAAAGGCTGACCCGCAATCCGGCCCGCAACCAGTCGTATCCACGTCGTCCGGTGGCGGCTCAGTCCGGCTTTTATGCTTTCTGGGCCGATGGTAACGCCCGGCAGGCGTCGGCTTCGTACCTGTATTTCTGCAACCAGAACGGGCAGATTTTTCAATTACCGGCGCAGATGCAGAGCGATTTCGAAAAGCCGATTCCGGTGAAAAATCCGTAA
- a CDS encoding ArsR/SmtB family transcription factor has product MGVTKTEVFSGPQNRIAELAKAFAHPARVAILQLLIAKKTCVCGDLVDELPLAQPTVSQHLKELKRIGIIKGEVDPPRVCYCINETVWEEARQIFGSLLNALGTEKTTCC; this is encoded by the coding sequence ATGGGTGTAACTAAAACCGAAGTATTTTCTGGACCGCAAAATCGGATCGCAGAGCTGGCCAAAGCCTTTGCCCATCCCGCCCGGGTGGCCATTCTGCAGCTGCTGATTGCCAAAAAAACCTGCGTTTGCGGTGATCTGGTGGATGAGTTGCCGCTGGCGCAACCCACGGTTTCGCAGCACCTGAAAGAACTCAAGCGCATCGGAATCATTAAAGGCGAGGTTGATCCGCCCCGCGTTTGCTACTGCATCAACGAAACCGTCTGGGAGGAAGCCCGGCAGATTTTTGGTTCGTTGCTGAATGCGCTGGGTACGGAAAAAACGACCTGCTGCTGA
- a CDS encoding arsenate reductase ArsC, which translates to MKTILVLCTGNSARSQMAQGYLQQFARGRADVYSAGTNPKGVNPLAVQVMAEDGVDLSSHTSDHVDKYVGKQFDYVITVCDNAREQCPVFPATAQRIHESFPDPDSLESFRLVRDQIREFSRQFINQKLL; encoded by the coding sequence ATGAAAACGATACTGGTACTCTGTACGGGAAATTCCGCGCGTTCGCAGATGGCACAGGGGTATTTGCAGCAGTTTGCCCGGGGTCGGGCCGATGTGTACAGCGCCGGAACGAACCCAAAGGGCGTCAATCCGCTGGCCGTTCAGGTTATGGCCGAAGATGGGGTCGATCTTTCAAGCCATACCTCTGATCACGTGGATAAGTACGTCGGTAAGCAATTCGATTACGTCATTACGGTTTGCGATAACGCCCGCGAACAATGCCCGGTCTTTCCGGCGACGGCCCAACGCATTCACGAAAGTTTTCCGGACCCGGATTCGCTGGAATCGTTCCGGCTGGTGCGGGACCAGATCAGGGAATTTAGCCGACAATTCATCAATCAGAAGCTGCTCTAA
- the arsN2 gene encoding arsenic resistance N-acetyltransferase ArsN2 — translation MPVIIQNARPEDREAVGTLLEQAHLLTDDLPADLTDFVLAKTTDGCVGVAGLERFGPVALLRSVAVAPTHQGRHIAARLVGHLLETAAEAGLSDLFLITTTADGFFARHGFQPVDRQTVPVAIRQTRQFSELCPASAVVMKRAVDPGGFLRHPAS, via the coding sequence ATGCCGGTGATTATCCAGAATGCCCGCCCGGAAGACCGGGAAGCCGTTGGTACCCTGCTGGAACAGGCACACCTACTGACCGACGACCTGCCCGCGGATTTGACGGATTTTGTACTGGCTAAAACGACGGATGGCTGCGTTGGGGTGGCCGGTCTGGAACGGTTTGGGCCGGTAGCGTTGCTCCGCTCCGTGGCGGTGGCCCCAACCCATCAGGGGCGGCACATAGCCGCGCGGCTGGTCGGGCACTTGCTGGAAACGGCGGCAGAGGCCGGTTTGAGCGACCTGTTTCTGATTACGACCACGGCCGATGGCTTTTTTGCCCGGCACGGTTTTCAGCCGGTGGATCGGCAGACCGTACCGGTGGCTATCCGGCAGACAAGGCAGTTTAGCGAACTCTGCCCGGCTTCGGCGGTCGTTATGAAACGGGCCGTCGACCCCGGCGGATTCTTGCGACATCCCGCTTCATGA
- a CDS encoding acyltransferase family protein, producing MTSTPSGHAASTNPTAKKPFSHLKQLDGIRCIAVTLVLISHWMAGHTTLPIGSLGELGVTIFFVLSGFLIIRILLSGKEQLEQSPEKTTGSYFKNFYIRRALRILPVYYVTVLVLALIGEPGIRETLTWLLLHATNFYIIFNNTWIGTADHLWSLAVEQQVYLFLPLLIFFVPRRYVPLSVGIMIVGSVALRIVFYLMKLPWAVQYIFTLTCLDPFGFGGVLAYGYLYRRSWFEVFFRGRWWLPLSLLSFLAVVFLYEFLPQVNHVNVMNYVLERLAASLLGFFLIGRGILGFDGWMKWLLENRVSQHIGLVSYGIYLFHNFIYNYYHTPPTHFTLRLWNHLTNYVPLLNAHYSFQLLYFTGLTVGLATVSWYVLEKPLNSLKVSFS from the coding sequence ATGACCAGTACGCCATCCGGACACGCGGCTTCAACCAACCCGACTGCTAAGAAACCGTTTAGTCACCTGAAACAACTGGACGGGATTCGCTGCATTGCCGTTACACTGGTCCTGATCAGCCACTGGATGGCCGGGCATACAACGCTGCCGATTGGTTCACTGGGCGAACTGGGGGTCACCATTTTCTTCGTGCTCAGTGGTTTTCTGATCATCCGGATTCTGTTATCGGGCAAGGAGCAACTGGAGCAGTCGCCGGAAAAAACGACGGGCAGCTACTTTAAAAATTTCTACATCCGCCGGGCCCTCCGCATCCTGCCCGTCTACTACGTTACCGTGCTGGTATTGGCCCTGATCGGTGAGCCCGGCATCCGCGAAACGCTGACCTGGCTGCTGTTACATGCCACCAATTTTTACATTATTTTTAACAACACCTGGATTGGAACGGCCGATCACCTCTGGTCGCTGGCGGTCGAGCAGCAGGTATACCTGTTCCTGCCGTTGCTGATTTTCTTTGTTCCCCGCCGGTACGTTCCGCTTTCCGTCGGAATTATGATTGTTGGCAGTGTGGCCCTGCGGATTGTTTTCTACCTGATGAAACTTCCCTGGGCCGTTCAGTACATTTTCACGCTGACCTGCCTGGACCCATTCGGCTTCGGAGGGGTGCTGGCCTACGGGTATCTCTACCGCCGGAGCTGGTTTGAAGTTTTTTTCCGGGGACGCTGGTGGTTGCCGCTCAGTCTGCTGTCTTTTCTGGCGGTCGTGTTCCTGTATGAATTTTTACCGCAGGTTAATCACGTTAACGTCATGAACTACGTCCTGGAACGGTTGGCGGCTTCCTTGTTGGGCTTTTTCCTGATCGGCCGGGGCATTCTGGGTTTCGACGGCTGGATGAAATGGCTGCTGGAAAACCGGGTCAGCCAGCACATTGGCCTGGTCAGCTACGGAATTTACCTGTTCCACAATTTCATTTACAACTACTACCACACGCCCCCCACGCACTTTACGTTACGGCTCTGGAACCACCTGACCAACTATGTTCCCCTGCTGAACGCGCATTACAGTTTTCAACTCCTGTATTTTACGGGCCTGACCGTTGGCCTGGCAACGGTCTCGTGGTATGTACTCGAAAAGCCCCTCAACTCGCTGAAGGTGTCGTTTTCATGA